AACCATTTCCCCGGTCCAATTCACCTAACTACTAACACCTGTTTACTATCAGTGTGCACCCCTTCTTATGCTCACAGGTTGTGCaatccagtgctgcacattccttTGAGGACGGAAGCGTCTCTGACGTCCTGCACTACGCCGTGCCTTAAAGGAGAAGACTTAAACTCTATGCTTGTTCATTTGCTCTTTGTGAGCTGTGGATTTCTGTTGCTTTGCTTTGCATCGTACTCATTTAAATTGTATTATTGTCATGGATAATAAAACTCCTGACATGCAACCTCCGGCCACCTCTATACCCCCGTCACATTATGTAGGTTTGCTGGAAATGAATGAAGAAAATCACCCTCAAAGGtttgttttatatttgagtgaACATAATACTGGGGTTCTATACCACTGAAAGAAAAAGTAGCACGTGTTAACTCCCTTGTGCAGAAAATGCTTTTCTCAAATACAATTATCTTGATTAAAAAGCAGTTGCTAAAAATGTTTAGATAAGCTGTTGGATTTTTTTTACTTGTGTCTCTGTTCCACTCCACCCCATGCCAGTCCCCTAAACATGTTTCCCTTTAAATAGCCTTCTGAAAGGGACTCTGTCAGTGCTGTGGACTTTCGTCAACTGTGCTACCACAGACACTGATATCATTGGAGACCACATTCTCTCGTGTTTCTCTCATCATGTCTACCGAACCAGGTTCCTTAGCAAGTGAGGGGATGTATACAAAGCTTATTGACAGAAGTGTTGATGAAGGAAACACTGACAGTGCTCAGAGCAGTAGAGATGCACAACCCACTCGTAAGTCTTTTTCCAACAGTATTTTTTGTCATCCAGTGAATCTTTGTTCACTGGTAAGTGTCACTTCTAACATTTCCTACCGAGTTTTAACActtgtgttttctgtgcttGTTGGTGCAATATGCATATGCGTTCTGTTTGAAAGACTGATTTGGAAAATTTTGAACCTCGACAACATTTCACAAGTTTCAGTTCATAACATAATGTAAGCAAAAGATCAATCATGACAGCAGTTTTTCAGGCCTTTtagttaaaaaaattattacattacatttggcACCACTAATGTAATTCTGGCAAACTGCATGAACAtggtgtttatttaaaaattgcAGTAATTTAAAGTTGGAAGAATCCTTTTCTGTATTTTCAGATTCAGGAAATGACAATACATAACATGTCACAGCGTATCTTATACCTCAGCAGTCATTCATTCTGTGATCCAAGCCTAAGGGGATTACAGTGATTACAGTTCAGCAGTTGCTTGGAGAGGTCTGAACTGTAAACTGCACTAGATAGGCACAATAGAAATGGCAAGACACGGCATGCACTGGAGACCTTCTCAGTGTAGTTCATTCTGAACTGTGCCCCAGAGAGAAGGGCGGGCTTGGTTTCCACATACAGAACTTGCACAAACCTGTAAATCTTTCTACCCTGAACTAACACACTTGATGTAAACACACAGAAGCAGGACAGTGAGTGCTCTGAAGAAGGTTGTGTACATTATATGTGCCACTTTCATATTTGGTCATTACTCAGTAACTAATAAGGATGTTGCTCTTACTGTCATGAGTGGTTTCCTGGACAGGGATTACATTTAAGAGAAAACTTTAAACCCTTTGCTTTAGCCTAAACTTGATTCAAATTGTCTAATTTATAGGTtgaaaattaatatttctccaGATATAGATGAGGTTATAAGTTCATTTTAAGGTGCAGGTTTTTACATTAGTTTAATGTTTTTGATCTAAATTACATGGACGGATTGTTCAATTGGTTTGACAGTGAAATTTGAAACAGTTGACTCCATATATTTCTGTCAGTCCTCTTCACATCTGCTTCTTATGCTGTAATTTTAAGATGCTGATATTTCAACCTATGGTACTTTTATGAAAATCAGTGGCCAACCTTTCCCAGATTCTATTTTTTCTGAAGTCTTGAAACAAAACTAAATCTTGTGCCAATTTCCGCAGATGTACAAAACAAACCACTTTGCAACTTGTTCATTTTCCCAGCTGGAACTGGATGGAGAAATTATGAGTAATGACGGGGCGTAGGCAAAATGTCTTCATCAGAAATGGCATACTTCTATACTAAATAGTATGCCAAAGTAATTTGCCAAAGGAGTTCATGTGCAGTTTATAGCAGTTTAATCATCTAAGTGTAACTATCATATTTAATATAACTGATTTACTGTATGTATCAATTATTCtgtgaaatatttatttttttgtgtgaCATGTCAAACGTAAGAGGAAAATGTGCTAAATAATTATTTCAGTTATTGGACTAGCTAACTATGTAACCATGTTATATTAAATACTCTTAATGATTTTAAACATTATCAACATGCAGCAAGACATTTCGTTCTTTGTGTAATTGTTGCACTAGATGAACTTTAAAAGATGGTGAGTGCTCTCTCATGCATCATAGTGCATCAAAGGTGAGATAAAGCTGAAGAACTTCAAGTTGATTTTAGATCTGTGTTTATTTGCaattaattaattgcatgttGATGCAACCTGTATTTTTCAGCCATAAATTAGTCTGAATTTGCATCACCAGTTACAGAGACTCATTAGCACTTCTGACACTTTGCTCCCTGTACATCTCATATTGCTGTCTTTGTCCACAGTGATGGTGTGTTCACTGACCTCAGGTCGGCAGTGGAATCATCCGGGACCATACCGAGTGGCTACAGCATGCCTCACTGCATTCTGCCTCCTTTTGCTCATGGTGTTAGTGGCGATCAGTGTCCGCCGTGAGTGTGACTGAATTTGCACCATGCTCCTCTCCATTTCTTATTGGGTGGTTTGTCTACTGACAAGTGATCTTTGCACCAATGAACATATCTCTCACTGCTTAAGATTGTTTACCatttcacacacagtctcaggGCCCCCATAGTAATCCACAATGACCTCCAACTCGTACTTATTTCCCACCATCTGCACATAATAAGCATGTGTTATCTTTCAAGTGTACTCTTGTTTCATCTTGTTACATAAGATGGCTGTTCCCACTGGAGTTTTGGTAAATGGAAACAGTGTCATTAATCTGGATTTATCTGGATGTTTTCTGATGTGTTGTTAGTAGTGGGGTTTTGAGATCTGAGTTCATTACAAAGAACTTTTCACCAAATGGGAGGACAAATTTGGCCTCAAGCATCTTCACCAAACACTTCTCATCTGATGCTGAGTGTCTGTGTTACACTTGTCAACACTTTTATTACAGTAAAAGCTGTTGATTTTTACAGTAATGGTGATGATGCACAGATAACTCAGACAAATTGGGGGCTTATTGCTTAAGAGATTACAACAATCCAAACATAATTTTGGACTAGACATTTCTCTTTTGGACAACACACTCTTTGAGTCAGCATTTGATATACGGGGGATGTGAGAGGATACCACACCCCAGTAAACCCCTCCCGTTGTATCCCATTTTGGTTTGATGCTGTTATATGATATATGTAACATATTTTAATTTTATCTATAAACATGTTCTtcaaaccaaatcttgatcagGACAAAATGTTATCCTCTATTTTATATGTAAATGGGACCTGACCACCAATCTGACCACTTCCCTCTCCTATAAAGTCAAGAGTGGTTCAGCCAAAGTAGTTCAGATACATACAGGCAAAAGTTTGTGGCTGACATATTATGAAATCCAAGGAATTCTTGATAGGGTGGTCAGACTTTTATACTATACTCTGTGCAGTTGTTTTCaaatattttaattaataattattctCATGTGATCCTCTCAACTTGAGCAAAATGGACTGAGTAACAATGACTTTGTTGTAATCTGAGCAGATAACATAATTAGCTATGTGTTTTCCTAATGAGTCATATTTAATTATGACTCATTTTGAGTCATTTTAAGCTCTGCTTGCTTTCTTGCATTACTATTCTTTTTCCATTGTTTATAGAGAACAGCAGTAGAGCTGGAGGCAAAGGCCAAGATATAGTTTCCCAGAATTCCTCCTCATTTTCAATGATGCAGAAGGGCTGTCCTAATGTGACTGCCCTGACTGAAGAGCAAAAAACAACGAAGAAAGAAAACAACGAACTGATGCAAGAAATTGAGCAGCTGAAGGCCAAAATTAAACAgctgggttagtgtgtgtgtgtgtgtgtgtgtgtcagtttgtACTGGCTGTGGTGGGTATATTTTCAGTTATTAGTAAGGAAGACAAAGTGGAATCTAGTTCACAGATTATATGTACAATCGCATAATGCAATGTAAAACTCAAATAACTTGAATAGAATATGCTTACAGTATCAGAATATGTAATTTATGGAATTTTGTCATCTGAGCTTGTTTGAGAACTCTTGCACAATGGACTGACATAATTTTCAAGTAGAAAAATGTATGCTGGGATTCCATTTCTAAAGCTtcaatctctttctctccctctctctacctttcCCTATCTtcttccatccctctctccatttctccctctccccctctctccctgttcAAGAGGCCGGACCGACTCCAAAACCAGTCCGCTGCTCTGAAGACTGGCACTATTTCAATGAGAGCTGTTACTTTATCTCGACCTTTGGTA
This Brachyhypopomus gauderio isolate BG-103 chromosome 6, BGAUD_0.2, whole genome shotgun sequence DNA region includes the following protein-coding sequences:
- the LOC143517277 gene encoding CD209 antigen-like protein C, with the translated sequence MSTEPGSLASEGMYTKLIDRSVDEGNTDSAQSSRDAQPTLMVCSLTSGRQWNHPGPYRVATACLTAFCLLLLMVLVAISVRQNSSRAGGKGQDIVSQNSSSFSMMQKGCPNVTALTEEQKTTKKENNELMQEIEQLKAKIKQLEAGPTPKPVRCSEDWHYFNESCYFISTFGRSWRESQGYCKSNGGHLAIIHTAEEQTFLWNLLPRGHWNSYWFGISDEKLEGDWYWVDGTKLVGGFWEYGEPNNHIDEDCGYIVKTEVLTRVAIRSWYDAPCHMSLPWICEKASR